One Streptococcus sp. DTU_2020_1001019_1_SI_AUS_MUR_006 DNA window includes the following coding sequences:
- the hpf gene encoding ribosome hibernation-promoting factor, HPF/YfiA family, giving the protein MIKYSIRGENLEVTEAIRDYVVSKLEKIEKYFQADQELDARVNLKVYREKTAKVEVTIPLGSITLRAEDISQDMYGSIDLVTDKIERQIRKNKTKIERKNRNKVSTSQLFTDALVEDLDVAQPKVVRSKQIDLKPMDLEEAILQMDLLGHDFFIYVDVEDETTNVIYRREDGDIGLLEVK; this is encoded by the coding sequence ATGATTAAATATAGTATCCGTGGTGAAAACCTAGAAGTAACAGAAGCAATTCGTGATTATGTAGTTTCTAAACTCGAAAAGATCGAAAAATACTTCCAAGCAGACCAAGAATTGGATGCGCGTGTTAACTTGAAAGTTTACCGTGAAAAGACTGCTAAAGTTGAAGTAACCATTCCGCTTGGATCTATTACTCTTCGTGCAGAAGATATTTCTCAAGATATGTACGGTTCTATTGATTTGGTGACAGATAAGATTGAACGTCAGATTCGTAAAAACAAAACTAAAATTGAACGTAAGAACAGAAATAAAGTATCTACAAGTCAACTCTTTACAGATGCTTTAGTTGAGGACTTAGATGTAGCACAACCAAAAGTTGTTCGTTCAAAACAAATTGATTTGAAACCAATGGATTTGGAAGAAGCTATCTTACAGATGGATTTATTGGGACATGACTTCTTCATCTATGTAGATGTTGAAGATGAAACAACAAATGTTATTTATCGTCGTGAAGATGGAGACATTGGTCTTCTAGAAGTTAAATAA
- a CDS encoding ComF family protein: MKCLLCGKSLQTEITFTNLLCFKKEEEIVCESCISSFESIGSNHCPTCFKKGMSIICQDCQFWCKKGVKVDHVALYSYNQVMKEYFSRYKFDGDYLLRKVFSKILQTELKKYKDYQIVIVPLSEQRFKSRGFNQVEGLIKDTGLAYLDILVKKEVEASSSKNRADRLLTDFPFLLKEGVKLPENILLFDDIYTTGTTLNRLKSMLLEAGCQNIKTFSLAR, translated from the coding sequence ATGAAGTGTTTATTGTGTGGTAAAAGCTTGCAAACAGAGATAACCTTTACTAACCTGCTCTGTTTTAAAAAGGAGGAGGAAATAGTCTGTGAATCCTGTATTTCGTCTTTCGAGAGTATCGGTAGTAATCATTGTCCTACTTGTTTTAAAAAAGGAATGTCAATCATCTGTCAAGATTGTCAATTTTGGTGTAAAAAAGGTGTAAAGGTTGATCATGTAGCTCTTTATTCCTATAATCAGGTCATGAAAGAATATTTTAGTCGCTACAAATTTGATGGTGATTATCTTCTTAGAAAGGTATTTTCTAAAATTTTGCAAACAGAGTTAAAAAAGTATAAGGATTACCAGATTGTGATCGTACCTCTGAGTGAGCAGCGTTTTAAAAGTAGAGGCTTTAATCAAGTAGAGGGTTTGATAAAGGATACTGGGTTAGCATATCTGGATATTTTGGTTAAAAAAGAAGTGGAGGCTAGTTCTTCAAAAAATCGAGCAGATCGTTTACTTACAGACTTTCCTTTTTTATTGAAAGAGGGAGTGAAGCTCCCAGAAAATATCTTACTCTTTGATGATATTTATACAACTGGAACTACCTTGAATCGTCTTAAAAGTATGCTATTAGAAGCTGGTTGTCAGAATATTAAAACTTTTTCCCTCGCAAGATGA
- a CDS encoding DHH family phosphoesterase — translation MKKNEINPFFMYLIAMVTFTIMTILIVLVKDNLITIASLFLFIVFYVLLFNFQKKYYKKTDIEQIQYVNHQATDSLSALLEQMPVGVVKLNMNSSEIEWFNPYAELILTTEDGEIDFPQFQKILKSSISTPGAYAIVGEKRYAVHLDRNSGVLYFFDVSGEYEATAELVTSRPVIGIISVDNYDDLENETSESDISHINSFVANFVSEFSTKHAMFSRRVSMDRFYLFTDYTVLDHLMQDKFSVIDTFREEAKQRNLPLTMSIGVSYGDGNHDQIGKVALLNLNLAEVRGGDQVVVKENDETKNPIYFGGGSAASVKRTRTRTRAMMTAISDKLKSVDRVFVVGHKNLDMDALGSAVGMQLFSSNVLEDSYVIYDPTQMSPDIARAVNYLEDEGVSKLLPLNQAMTMVTKRSLLVMVDHSKTALTLSKEFYDLFTQTIVIDHHRRDQDFPDNSVITYIESGASSASELVTELIQFQNSKKKRLSRIQASVLMGGMMLDTKNFTSRVTSRTFDVASYLRTRGSDSIVIQEISATDFEEYRLVNELILQGQMVQPSILVAQALEDKEYDTVVISKAADAMLAMSGIEASFVLAKNSQGAISISARSRSKINVQRIMEELGGGGHFNLAAARLTDMSLQEAGDKLKTVIFNETKEKESEE, via the coding sequence ATGAAAAAAAATGAAATAAATCCCTTTTTTATGTATCTGATTGCTATGGTAACCTTTACGATTATGACCATTTTGATTGTATTAGTAAAGGATAATCTGATCACTATAGCAAGTCTATTTTTATTTATTGTATTCTATGTTTTGCTATTTAATTTCCAGAAAAAATATTACAAAAAAACAGATATCGAGCAAATCCAGTATGTCAATCATCAGGCTACTGATAGTTTGAGTGCCCTCCTAGAGCAAATGCCTGTCGGAGTTGTTAAATTAAACATGAACAGCAGTGAGATTGAATGGTTCAATCCCTATGCGGAATTAATTTTAACAACTGAGGATGGAGAAATTGATTTTCCTCAATTTCAAAAGATTTTAAAGAGTTCGATTTCTACTCCAGGGGCTTATGCCATTGTTGGGGAGAAACGATATGCAGTGCATTTAGATAGAAATTCAGGTGTCTTATACTTTTTTGATGTTTCTGGTGAGTATGAGGCTACTGCTGAGCTTGTGACAAGTAGACCGGTAATCGGGATTATCTCAGTTGATAACTATGATGATTTGGAAAATGAAACGTCTGAATCAGACATTAGTCATATTAATAGCTTTGTTGCAAATTTTGTTTCAGAATTTAGTACAAAACATGCCATGTTTTCTCGTAGAGTGAGCATGGATCGGTTTTATCTATTTACTGACTACACTGTACTTGATCACTTGATGCAGGATAAGTTTTCTGTTATTGATACCTTTCGTGAGGAAGCTAAGCAACGAAATTTGCCACTAACGATGAGTATAGGAGTTTCCTATGGTGATGGGAATCATGACCAGATTGGGAAGGTTGCTCTCCTCAATCTCAACTTAGCGGAAGTTCGTGGTGGTGACCAAGTAGTTGTAAAAGAGAATGATGAAACCAAAAATCCAATCTACTTTGGAGGCGGTTCAGCAGCATCTGTTAAACGTACTCGGACACGAACTCGTGCTATGATGACAGCTATCTCAGATAAACTTAAAAGTGTCGATCGAGTTTTTGTTGTTGGTCACAAGAATCTTGACATGGATGCTCTTGGTTCAGCAGTTGGAATGCAGTTGTTTTCGAGTAATGTACTGGAAGATAGTTATGTGATTTATGATCCTACACAGATGTCTCCAGATATCGCTCGAGCGGTCAATTATTTGGAAGATGAGGGTGTTTCAAAACTTCTTCCTTTAAATCAAGCGATGACAATGGTTACCAAACGCTCCTTACTGGTGATGGTTGACCATTCTAAGACAGCTTTAACCTTATCCAAAGAGTTTTATGACTTGTTTACCCAGACGATTGTCATTGACCATCATCGTCGTGACCAAGATTTTCCAGATAATTCGGTCATTACCTATATCGAGAGTGGAGCTAGTAGTGCTAGTGAACTTGTAACTGAGTTGATTCAATTTCAAAACTCTAAGAAGAAACGTTTGAGTCGTATTCAGGCTAGTGTTCTTATGGGGGGAATGATGTTGGATACTAAAAATTTCACCTCTCGGGTAACTAGTCGAACTTTTGATGTTGCAAGTTATCTCAGAACGAGAGGGAGTGATAGCATTGTCATTCAGGAAATTTCGGCCACTGATTTTGAAGAATATCGATTGGTAAATGAACTCATTTTGCAGGGGCAAATGGTACAACCATCAATCCTGGTTGCTCAAGCTTTGGAGGATAAAGAGTACGATACGGTTGTTATTAGTAAGGCTGCTGATGCTATGCTTGCCATGTCTGGTATAGAGGCCAGCTTTGTACTTGCTAAGAATAGTCAAGGAGCAATCTCCATTTCTGCGCGAAGCAGAAGTAAGATCAATGTCCAACGAATTATGGAAGAGTTAGGTGGCGGTGGTCACTTTAACTTAGCTGCGGCACGTTTGACAGATATGAGCCTGCAAGAAGCAGGAGATAAACTGAAAACAGTTATTTTTAATGAAACAAAAGAAAAGGAGTCAGAAGAATGA
- a CDS encoding YigZ family protein, translating to MEYRTIKEDGQVQEEIKKSRFICHAKRVYSEEEARDFITSIKKEHYKATHNCSAFIVGERSEIKRTSDDGEPSGTAGVPMLGVLENHNLTNVCVVVTRYFGGIKLGAGGLIRAYAGSVALAVKEIGIIEIKEQAGIQIHMTYAQYQEYGNFLKEHNLIELETNFTDQVDTMIFVDKERKDDIKADLIEFFNGKVTLTDKGLREVEVPVNLS from the coding sequence ATGGAATATAGAACTATAAAAGAGGACGGTCAAGTCCAAGAAGAAATAAAAAAATCACGCTTTATCTGTCATGCAAAACGTGTCTATAGTGAGGAAGAAGCTCGTGATTTTATCACATCTATCAAGAAAGAACACTATAAAGCTACTCACAACTGCTCTGCCTTTATTGTAGGTGAACGCAGTGAAATCAAGCGAACCAGTGATGACGGAGAGCCTAGTGGAACTGCTGGTGTTCCTATGCTAGGAGTTCTGGAAAACCACAACCTTACTAATGTCTGTGTGGTAGTTACTCGTTATTTTGGTGGTATCAAACTAGGGGCTGGTGGTTTGATTCGCGCTTATGCTGGTAGTGTTGCCCTAGCAGTTAAGGAAATTGGCATTATTGAAATCAAAGAGCAAGCAGGGATACAGATTCACATGACCTATGCCCAGTATCAAGAATATGGGAATTTTCTTAAAGAGCATAATCTCATAGAATTAGAGACAAACTTTACAGACCAAGTTGACACAATGATTTTCGTTGACAAAGAAAGGAAAGACGATATCAAGGCTGATCTCATTGAATTTTTCAATGGAAAAGTTACTCTAACTGACAAAGGTTTACGTGAAGTTGAAGTACCTGTAAACCTATCGTAA
- a CDS encoding DEAD/DEAH box helicase, producing MKVNPNYLGRLFTEQELSHEERQQAKQIPSMKKEKDQQYCQRCGSQIEEEWHLPIGAFYCRECLIMKRIRSDQNLYYFPQERFPQQDVLKWSGQLTPFQERVSQGLLQAVDKKEATLVHAVTGAGKTEMIYQVVAKVIDQGGAVCLASPRIDVCLELHKRLQNDFSCEIALLYGESDPYFRTPLVVATTHQLLKFYQAFDLLIVDEVDAFPYVDNPVLYHAVNNCVKETGLRIFLTATSTDELDRKVKQGELKRLSLPRRFHGNPLIVPKPIWLSNFNKYIEKNGLPPKLKLYIEKQRKTAYPLLIFASEIKKGEKLKEILQEKFPNEKIGFVSSITADRLEQVQAFRDGDLTILISTTILERGVTFPRVDVFVVEANHQLFTKSSLVQIGGRVGRSMDRPTGELIFFHDGLNLSIKKAIKEIKQMNQEAGV from the coding sequence ATGAAAGTAAATCCAAATTATCTCGGTCGCCTTTTTACCGAGCAAGAATTAAGTCATGAGGAGAGACAACAAGCAAAACAAATTCCATCCATGAAAAAAGAAAAGGATCAACAATATTGTCAGCGTTGTGGTAGTCAGATAGAAGAAGAATGGCATTTGCCTATTGGTGCTTTTTATTGCCGAGAATGCTTGATTATGAAGCGAATAAGAAGTGATCAAAATCTCTATTATTTTCCGCAAGAAAGGTTTCCACAGCAAGATGTACTCAAATGGTCAGGTCAACTGACTCCATTTCAAGAGCGGGTATCACAAGGACTCCTTCAGGCGGTAGATAAGAAGGAGGCTACCTTGGTACATGCAGTGACAGGAGCTGGTAAGACAGAGATGATCTACCAAGTTGTCGCCAAGGTAATTGATCAAGGTGGAGCTGTTTGTTTGGCCAGTCCAAGGATAGATGTTTGCTTAGAGCTCCATAAACGATTACAAAATGATTTTTCATGTGAGATTGCACTATTATATGGGGAGTCGGATCCCTATTTTCGTACACCTTTAGTTGTAGCAACCACTCACCAACTACTAAAATTTTATCAAGCTTTTGATTTATTGATTGTGGATGAAGTGGATGCCTTTCCTTATGTTGATAATCCAGTGCTTTACCATGCTGTCAATAATTGTGTAAAGGAGACCGGATTGAGAATATTTTTAACAGCAACGTCAACTGATGAGTTAGATAGAAAAGTTAAACAAGGGGAGTTAAAGCGTCTCAGTTTACCTCGTCGTTTTCATGGAAATCCTCTCATTGTTCCCAAGCCAATCTGGTTATCAAATTTTAATAAATATATAGAAAAAAATGGTTTACCTCCAAAATTAAAACTTTACATCGAGAAACAGAGAAAGACGGCCTATCCCTTACTAATCTTTGCCTCTGAGATTAAAAAGGGAGAAAAGCTAAAAGAAATTTTGCAGGAGAAGTTTCCAAATGAGAAAATAGGATTTGTATCTTCAATCACAGCAGACCGATTAGAGCAGGTACAAGCCTTTCGAGATGGAGACTTAACGATATTAATAAGCACAACTATATTAGAGCGTGGAGTTACCTTCCCTCGTGTAGATGTTTTTGTGGTGGAAGCCAATCATCAACTCTTTACCAAGTCAAGTTTAGTACAAATTGGTGGGCGAGTTGGAAGAAGCATGGATCGTCCTACTGGAGAACTGATATTTTTCCATGACGGACTCAATCTGTCCATTAAGAAAGCCATAAAGGAGATTAAACAAATGAATCAGGAGGCAGGAGTATGA
- a CDS encoding PH domain-containing protein codes for MAFGRLIQGLAGNFSEQSKEALTKEFRQYLLENEEIQSGYKLIRDSIIFTNIRIIFTDKQGATGRKMSIKSIFLMNIVNVEMETAGLGIDDSEITITYLENAFLKSHNEHFNSHKFEFPKKTDIVPLYTYLFDLAYHNRLNMNGLNH; via the coding sequence ATGGCTTTTGGAAGATTAATTCAGGGACTCGCTGGAAACTTCAGTGAGCAAAGTAAAGAAGCTCTTACCAAGGAGTTTAGACAATATTTATTAGAAAATGAAGAAATTCAAAGCGGATATAAACTCATTCGTGACTCAATTATCTTTACAAATATCCGAATCATCTTTACAGATAAACAAGGGGCAACCGGACGGAAGATGTCTATCAAATCAATTTTCCTCATGAACATTGTCAATGTTGAAATGGAAACTGCTGGACTTGGGATTGATGATAGCGAGATTACGATTACTTATTTAGAAAATGCCTTTTTAAAATCTCACAATGAGCATTTTAATTCTCACAAATTTGAATTTCCAAAGAAAACTGATATTGTACCTCTTTACACCTATCTATTTGACTTAGCTTATCATAATCGTTTGAATATGAATGGTTTGAATCACTGA